A genomic segment from Flavobacteriales bacterium encodes:
- a CDS encoding zinc ribbon domain-containing protein, translating to MSKKTSDQLLPLRGKLKCSKCDAKLTGSRSRGKLGGHYAYYHCNHCRNERHRADLINQVMEEVLDSAKLNSRLDRLVEAICADLLTADSSQTAAKVNKLKQTVSKQNDRIQRLQDNLADGVVSSDDYMSMKTRFSKELNEAQNELNHLKAHDSSKESIIRKAVEALNNLGVNYRNSSADRKIKLVGSIFPEMIEFDGNKCRTPKINEAAALCFNVDGRLRGNKKGTLHQKMEVSLLVARRGIEPLLPG from the coding sequence ATGTCCAAGAAGACAAGCGACCAATTGCTACCATTACGCGGTAAACTCAAATGTTCTAAATGTGACGCAAAATTGACGGGCAGTCGATCACGTGGAAAATTGGGCGGTCATTACGCCTACTATCATTGCAACCATTGCAGGAATGAGCGCCATCGGGCAGACCTTATTAATCAAGTGATGGAAGAGGTCTTGGATTCTGCCAAATTGAACAGCAGACTTGACAGGTTAGTTGAAGCTATATGCGCTGACCTTTTAACTGCTGATAGTTCTCAAACAGCTGCCAAGGTCAATAAGTTGAAGCAGACCGTGTCGAAGCAGAACGACCGAATCCAGCGGTTGCAGGACAATCTTGCTGATGGAGTTGTTTCTTCAGATGACTATATGTCTATGAAGACGCGTTTTTCCAAGGAATTGAATGAAGCGCAGAACGAATTGAATCATTTAAAGGCTCATGATTCAAGCAAAGAATCAATTATTCGCAAAGCGGTCGAGGCTCTGAATAATTTAGGGGTGAACTATCGTAATTCTTCGGCAGACCGTAAGATTAAGCTTGTAGGTTCGATATTTCCAGAAATGATTGAATTTGACGGAAACAAATGTCGAACCCCGAAAATAAATGAAGCCGCTGCTCTGTGTTTCAATGTTGATGGGCGATTGCGAGGAAATAAAAAAGGGACACTTCATCAAAAAATGGAAGTGTCCCTTTTGGTAGCCCGTAGGGGAATCGAACCCCTGTTACCAGGATGA
- a CDS encoding KxYKxGKxW signal peptide domain-containing protein, with protein MQKATILWKAKNNWVFSTTTSVLRS; from the coding sequence ATGCAGAAGGCCACTATTTTATGGAAGGCAAAAAACAATTGGGTTTTCTCTACAACGACTTCGGTTCTTCGCAGTTAG